Genomic DNA from Acuticoccus sp. MNP-M23:
ATATGGCCGTAAGATTGGTAAACTCGCTGGATAAGCGCGACCTCATCATCGGAGAGATTCGATGATACAGTCTTGGGCGCCCAACCGAGTCCCCTCTTCCGGATCGGCTCGCTGACGGCGCTCCTGCCGTAACTGCGAAGCTCTGCGCGCAGGCTCGGGATGACTGGACCGTAGTCCCACGCCTCAATCCTATCGTTAACCAGAGGGGTCCCCAACAGCGCCAGGGACCATCCGTGCGCGATGTATACAAGCTTTTGCAGCTGCAT
This window encodes:
- a CDS encoding type II toxin-antitoxin system antitoxin SocA domain-containing protein: MPHDSAAIANEFLRLANAEGNGLTQMQLQKLVYIAHGWSLALLGTPLVNDRIEAWDYGPVIPSLRAELRSYGRSAVSEPIRKRGLGWAPKTVSSNLSDDEVALIQRVYQSYGHMSGETLSRITHKRETPWSNAFSRGQNTTISDDEIVRHYKSLISNRNAT